The following are encoded together in the Hydractinia symbiolongicarpus strain clone_291-10 chromosome 14, HSymV2.1, whole genome shotgun sequence genome:
- the LOC130625868 gene encoding uncharacterized protein LOC130625868, producing the protein MHLLRIAAIAVYLVVTAQTVGGKVNIKRSKNRGSKQLEKEICTTYPKVCHSKAASSMEEFLTVAEKAKHHIGENDLKVKSHEEEPSGRKENIENLMEKFNEKEPSNSKERKEGDTEKKDPDDHAIENSKPDQAEHIKVKTSPNLKKPRKGKDKNKDTNTGLQEEGEKEINIDDLDRVKTKTNPNKHTASSDDQKKE; encoded by the exons ATGCATCTCCTTAGGATCGCTGCTATAGCTGTATATTTAGTTGTCACTGCCCAGACAGTGGGTGGAAAGGTGAATATAAAAAGATCGAAAAACAGAGGATCAAAGCag TTGGAGAAAGAGATCTGCACAACATATCCAAAAGTATGTCATTCAAAAGCTGCATCGTCAATGGAAGAATTTTTAACGGTAGCTGAAAAGGCGAAACATCACATTGGGGAAAatgatttaaaagtaaaaagtcATGAGGAGGAACCTAGTGGTAGAAAGGAGAATATTGAGAATCTCATGGAAAAATTTAATGAAAAGGAGCCTTCCAattcaaaagaaagaaaagaaggggacacagaaaaaaaagacccGGATGACCATGCTATAGAAAATAGTAAACCTGACCAAGCAGAACACATTAAAGTTAAAACAAGTCCAAATCTTAAGAAGCCAAGAAAGGGTAAAGATAAGAATAAGGATACGAATACTGGTTTACAGGAAGAAGGTGAGAAAGAAATCAATATAGACGACCTTGATAGAGTGAAGACAAAAACGAATCCTAACAAACACACAGCAAGTAGCGACGATCAAAAAAAGGAGTGA